Below is a window of Allomuricauda ruestringensis DSM 13258 DNA.
GATAATCGTCAGCATTGGAGGTTTCAATGACTTTTAGTATATTTTTAAATATATCTACATCTTCTTTCAAAGGTTTTTGAATTTGTTCTCTTTCGAACTGCTGTAAATCAAACAGCATATATATTAATTCTCCATGTCGAACCCCTCCCCATTTTAATCTTTCAAAGTTAAGTACGTTTAAATCTTGGTTTTCATAGTTTTCATTTCCTATAACACCATATTGGACCTCCTTGCATATTCCACAAGTATAGGAATGAAATTTAGGTTTTCCACGCTCATAAGAAGTTCCTGAAATAACAGGGGAATACTTGTGCTTTGAGATTTTTTTAGCTAAAAAGTAACTTGATATAGGAGAACGCAAATCAAGTCTTTTTGATGAAAGACTACTAAGAAAGGCTTCCGATATATTTTCAGAACTAATTTTGTCCCTAATTGATATAAGCTTATCTATAGCTTCATTATGGTTAATTGTTAAAGGTTCAAACATTAGGCCTTTGGATTTAGCATATTCGAAGTCCTCTATAGACAACTGTCTATCTTTAGAATCAATCCAACCATTTTTCCAAAATGATTTAAATAAAATCTGTTTTGCTTTTTTATCTAGCATTATTTTTCAAATTGGCTTCAACGTTAAAGATATGATTCGTTTTTAATGAATTATATCGACCGGTTACTGAAACACCTTGCCTGCCAGTAGGTAGAAGTCAAGCTTTGGAGAGAAAAATAATTGAAAAATCTAGACCCCAGCTTCTCCGTTGAATGTTTTAATAAAAACATCATTGAATGTCCGCAATGTGTCATAATATTACCAGCGTCACCCTGAACTTGATTCAGGGTCACATAAAGATGCTCATATTCAGCAGGATGAGATGTTGAAACCTGCCTTTGCCGGCAGGCAGGCAAGTTCAACATGACGCCAAAAACACCATTATGACATTAAACGGACAATCAGTAAAACATCTAACTATTTTAAAAAAACCGAGGCTCCGCACCTCGGTTTTTTTCATTTCTACAGTATTTTTATCGTCTCTTATATTCAATAATTATTTCTCCCGATAAATGTGAGCCAAACTGAGCGTTGTCCAGGGTCAATTTCAAATTATCCCCGCTCAATTCTATAGATGATGTTGAGGAATACTCTTCAAACTCATCGGGACCTTGTTGGACAGAATCGGTAACGATGAGCTTTCCTTCTTCAATTTTCCAAGTACCCGCATGAAACCCTTCCCCATCATCTCCATCCATAAAATTCGTCCCCGTCGAACCGGTGAACACCTTTTCCCCATTGACTATTTCATATTCTTCCCTGGAATAGCGTAAAAAACCGGTAGTCTTTATTTCTTTGGGGTTATCGGTAAATTCAATTCCATAATCCGTTTCTTCGGGTACCATTTGTTCTATTACTCCATACTCACCTTCCACAAAAAAAGTGTCGTCGTAGTAATTGGTCAATGTCCACTTGCCCAACAGTTGCTCATCCATAGGTAAATCAGATGCAGCATCATCTTTGCTACAGGCCATTGCTAAAAAGGCTAAAAGACAAAATTTTAATTGTTTCATAAGTTATGATTGTGTTTGATTAATATTTTAAATGATTTGGATATTTCTCCCTATTGATGATTTGGGGAATTTATTCTTCCACTCGGACATACTCTTCAAAACTGTAATCCACTTCTTCTGAATCATTTTCAAAAATCCAGCGCATGGTATCAGAATCAGGGAATTGGATAGTAATGTTGGCCCCATTTCCTTCATCAGATGTATCCGAAGTATCTGTAATAATTTTGAAATGATACGACTCACCTTGATTTTCCCAAGTACCCGTAGTAACCCCAGTACTGAAACAATCATTTTCGGTACCATCAAATGTTTCCACTCTAAAACTACCATCTTTCTTAAAAGAATAATTCCCTTGGGTGGTACAGAAATATTTATGCCCATAAAACTGACTTGCGCCATCACTATAAATGGTCCCCCTGCCAGATGGGTTCCACGTACCGACAATCAGATCGGTTTTTCCTGAATCACTCGCATCATCTTTACTACAGGCCATCGCTAAAAAGGCTAAAAGGAAAACTTTTAATTGTTTCATAATTTATGATTGTGTTTGATTAATATTTAAAAAAAGAAAGTTGACGGACAGGTCTCCGTTTTGAGTTATCTAACTATTTAAAGATTGAATCCTAGTCCCAAACTGATTACGGAGGTTTTAATGATATCGTCTCGCTCTATCAAGCCATAACTATATCTCAAATTCAACTCCATTTGATCAGTGAGATCAAAACCTAGTCCCCCATTTAGACTAAAATCAAACCTATCAAAGTTAGAATATGTCGCCCTTTCACCTTCCCAGGAAGGTTCAAAAGAGACTTCCTTTACCACTACGGTTCTTTTAAGCGTATATCCTGGCTGAATACCAACCTCTAGAAATAAAAAATCGACCAATGCTAACCTATAGCTAACAGGCAATAAAATCATCAAATCATTTACCTTATTTACAACTTCACCTTCTTCTTCATAAAAGAAGTCCACATAAAATTCTTTTGAAGTTGTCCCTTGATTTGCAAATAGTAATTCTGGCCTTATGCTTGATTTATCAGAAATAGCGATATTAAAAAAACCACCAACATAATAGCCTAATTTTCCTTGGAAGTCCTGAACTTTTTCACCATTATAATATTCCACATCTGGTCTAAATTGGGAATAGTTAGTTCCAGCTTTGACACCAAAGTTATTATCGAATTGTGCCGATGCGGTAAAACAAATCAATACTGCAATAAGTAGGTTTGCTTTTTTCATTTTTAGATGTAAGATGATTAATTATTTAAATGACCGAGGCTAATTCGGCTTTGGCGGGGAAAGTAACAAGTATAGAGCGGATAGCATACCGCAAATTGACGGATGCCCCTTCTCGATTGACGGATGGCGGAAAAGTAGAAAAAAACCGATTTAAACCCGTTGTGCATTTTGATTGAAATTCGTCAGTTCGAGTGATTTTTGGTGGTTGAGCGAAGTCGAAACCATAGAAAAATCGTATCGAGAACTAGAATTTCAAGTCAAAACCCGATTCTCGATACAAAATTCCTTTGGAATTTCACGAATTGACGGCTTTTGATACATGAAGCCTTCAAAATGTACAACGGGTCTATTTAAAGCTTCCTTTTAATCATATTGTAAACAAAAAAACCGAGGCGTGGACCTCGGTTTTAATATTAAATCAATTCTTATTTTTATCTGGTAAAGGCGAAATCATAATGTGGGCCCTGTGCGTTCCGGGGTTCATGATCCAAGGATGATTTGAGCCCACGGGTTTTTCAGGAAGTCCTGTAGATTCGGCGGTGGCAAATGGCAAATAAACCACATACCGATAATGCGCCCCTTCCACTTCATTGGTTTCAGGGTTGTACAAATCACTTTCCCCATAATAAATGTGTAGGGTGGATCCCTGCTTTCCCATATCCAGCTTACCCGATTTTGCTTCTTCTTCCCTTATATCAAATATTTCGGGTCCCGTCTTTCCTTCAGCCCTCAGCTCTCGGCCTCTTGCCATAAAAGGTTCCAGACTTTTGTGGTAACAGGCCGCATTGAACCCCGATTTTTTAGGGTCATCTGCAAGCACTATAAATTCGTTATCCCCTTCTCTGAGCGTTACAAACTCACCAGCCATATTATACCCAATGACTTTGCATCCTGCCCTACTTGCTTCCGGTGCGGCCATTAATGATGCTGCAATCAAAGCTTCGTCGGAATCAATAGGAACATAGTTTGTTGTAACTTGATCAGCGGTGTTATCCTCAACGGTTTCGGCAACAGCGGAATCGTCTGCTTCTTGTTTGTTTTCACCTGCGTTCTTGCAGGAAATTAAAGCTCCTGTCAAAGCAATTGCTATGATAAATTGTTTCATGGTATTTTGAATTTAGTTATCGGTATTGGAATAGCTAACCAAAAAAATATAAAGGTATTCTACTGATTTTGTACCCAACATGTACCTATTCAGTGCAGCAGTAAGTTAAAAAAATATTCGGCACCAAGATTAAGAAGAAAGAAAAAACCCTAAACCCCTGCCCTTTCCTTAATCAATTCTGCCTCAAAAAGAGCAGTAAAATGCTTCAGCAATTTTTCTTTTACCTCTTCCATATCTACTTCCTTCTGGCCCAATTCCACGTTAAGGGAAGTCACCGCTTTATCCTTGATGCCACAGGGAATCATCATATCAAAATAACCAAGGTCGGTGTTTATGTTTAGAGCAAAGCCATGCATGGTCACCCAGCGGCTGGCGCGCACGCCCATGGCACATATTTTACGGGCAAAGGGGGTGCCCACATCCAGCCAAACACCGGTTTCTCCTTCGGAGCGCTGTCCTTTTAGGCCATATTCGGCCAAGGTGAGAATCACCATTTCTTCCAAAAAACGAAGGTATTTGTGGATATCGGTAAAGAAATTGTCCAAATCCAAAATAGGGTAGCCAACCACTTGCCCCGGACCATGGTAGGTAATATCGCCCCCACGGTTTATTTTATAAAAAGTTGCTCCTTTTTCTGCTAGTTTTTT
It encodes the following:
- a CDS encoding lipocalin family protein; the protein is MKQLKVFLLAFLAMACSKDDASDSGKTDLIVGTWNPSGRGTIYSDGASQFYGHKYFCTTQGNYSFKKDGSFRVETFDGTENDCFSTGVTTGTWENQGESYHFKIITDTSDTSDEGNGANITIQFPDSDTMRWIFENDSEEVDYSFEEYVRVEE
- a CDS encoding porin family protein, which gives rise to MKKANLLIAVLICFTASAQFDNNFGVKAGTNYSQFRPDVEYYNGEKVQDFQGKLGYYVGGFFNIAISDKSSIRPELLFANQGTTSKEFYVDFFYEEEGEVVNKVNDLMILLPVSYRLALVDFLFLEVGIQPGYTLKRTVVVKEVSFEPSWEGERATYSNFDRFDFSLNGGLGFDLTDQMELNLRYSYGLIERDDIIKTSVISLGLGFNL
- the lipB gene encoding lipoyl(octanoyl) transferase LipB, with protein sequence MNKKVALQDLGFKDYKETWDYQETLFKDIVDTKIRNRREDAGLETPNHFLFVEHPHVYTLGKSGDINNLLVDEKKLAEKGATFYKINRGGDITYHGPGQVVGYPILDLDNFFTDIHKYLRFLEEMVILTLAEYGLKGQRSEGETGVWLDVGTPFARKICAMGVRASRWVTMHGFALNINTDLGYFDMMIPCGIKDKAVTSLNVELGQKEVDMEEVKEKLLKHFTALFEAELIKERAGV